A DNA window from Gorilla gorilla gorilla isolate KB3781 chromosome 6, NHGRI_mGorGor1-v2.1_pri, whole genome shotgun sequence contains the following coding sequences:
- the STEAP2 gene encoding metalloreductase STEAP2 isoform X1 — MESISMMGSPKSLSETFLPNGINGIKDARKVTVGVIGSGDFAKSLTIRLIRCGYHVVIGSRNPKFASEFFPHVVDVTHHEDALTKTNIIFVAIHREHYTSLWDLRHLLVGKILIDVSNNMRINQYPESNAEYLASLFPDSLIVKGFNVVSAWALQLGPKDASRQVYICSNNIQARQQVIELARQLNFIPIDLGSLSSAREIENLPLRLFTLWRGPVVVAISLATFFFLYSFVRDVIHPYARNQQSDFYKIPIEIVNKTLPIVAITLLSLVYLAGLLAAAYQLYYGTKYRRFPPWLETWLQCRKQLGLLSFFFAVVHVAYSLCLPMRRSERYLFLNMAYQQVHANIENSWNEEEVWRIEMYISFGIMSLGLLSLLAVTSIPSVSNALNWREFSFIQSTLGYVALLISTFHVLIYGWKRAFEEEYYRFYTPPNFVLALVLPSIVILGKIILFLPCISRKLKRIKKGWEKSQFLEEGIGGTIPHVSPERVTVM; from the exons ATGGAATCAATCTCTATGATGGGAAGCCCTAAGAGCCTTAGTGAAACTTTTTTACCTAACGGCATAAATGGTATCAAAGATGCAAGGAAGGTCACTGTAGGTGTGATTGGAAGTGGAGATTTTGCCAAATCCTTGACCATTCGACTTATTAGATGTGGCTATCATGTGGTCATAGGAAGTAGAAATCCTAAGTTTGCTTCTGAATTTTTTCCTCATGTGGTAGATGTCACTCATCATGAAGATGCtctcacaaaaacaaatataatatttGTTGCTATACACAGAGAACATTATACCTCCCTGTGGGACCTGAGACATCTGCTTGTGGGTAAAATCCTGATTGATGTGAGCAATAACATGAGGATAAACCAGTACCCAGAATCCAATGCTGAATATTTGGCTTCATTATTCCCAGATTCTTTGATTGTCAAAGGATTTAATGTTGTCTCAGCTTGGGCACTTCAGTTAGGACCTAAGGATGCCAGCCGGCAg GTTTATATATGCAGCAACAATATTCAAGCCCGACAACAGGTTATTGAACTTGCCCGCCAGTTGAATTTCATTCCCATTGACTTGGGATCCTTATCATCAGCCAGAGAGATTGAAAATTTACCCCTACGACTCTTTACTCTCTGGAGAGGGCCAGTGGTGGTAGCTATAAGCTtggccacattttttttcctttattcctttgtCAGAGATGTGATTCATCCATATGCTAGAAACCAACAGAGTGACTTTTACAAAATTCCTATAGAGATTGTGAATAAAACCTTACCTATAGTTGCCATTACTTTGCTCTCCCTAGTATACCTCGCAGGTCTTCTGGCAGCTGCTTATCAACTTTATTATGGCACCAAGTATAGGAGATTTCCACCTTGGTTGGAAACCTGGTTACAGTGTAGAAAACAGCTTGGATTACTAAGTTTTTTCTTCGCTGTGGTCCATGTTGCCTACAGCCTCTGCTTACCGatgagaaggtcagagagatatTTGTTTCTCAACATGGCTTATCAGCAG GTTCATGCAAATATTGAAAACTCTTGGAATGAGGAAGAAGTTTGGAGAATTGAAATGTATATCTCCTTTGGCATAATGAGCCTTGGCTTACTTTCCCTCCTGGCAGTCACTTCTATCCCTTCAGTGAGCAATGCTTTAAACTGGAGAGAATTCAGTTTTATTCAG TCTACACTTGGATATGTCGCTCTGCTCATAAGTACTTTCCATGTTTTAATTTATGGATGGAAACGAGCTTTTGAAGAAGAGTACTACAGATTTTATACACCACCAAACTTTGTTCTTGCTCTTGTTTTGCCCTCAATTGTAATTCTGGGTAAGattattttattccttccatGTATAAGCCGAAAGCTAAAACGAATTAAAAAAGGCTGGGAAAAGAGCCAATTTCTGGAAGAAGGTATTGGAGGAACAATTCCTCATGTCTCCCCGGAGAGGGTCACAGTAATGTGA
- the STEAP2 gene encoding metalloreductase STEAP2 isoform X2 produces the protein MESISMMGSPKSLSETFLPNGINGIKDARKVTVGVIGSGDFAKSLTIRLIRCGYHVVIGSRNPKFASEFFPHVVDVTHHEDALTKTNIIFVAIHREHYTSLWDLRHLLVGKILIDVSNNMRINQYPESNAEYLASLFPDSLIVKGFNVVSAWALQLGPKDASRQVYICSNNIQARQQVIELARQLNFIPIDLGSLSSAREIENLPLRLFTLWRGPVVVAISLATFFFLYSFVRDVIHPYARNQQSDFYKIPIEIVNKTLPIVAITLLSLVYLAGLLAAAYQLYYGTKYRRFPPWLETWLQCRKQLGLLSFFFAVVHVAYSLCLPMRRSERYLFLNMAYQQVHANIENSWNEEEVWRIEMYISFGIMSLGLLSLLAVTSIPSVSNALNWREFSFIQSTLGYVALLISTFHVLIYGWKRAFEEEYYRFYTPPNFVLALVLPSIVILVETEFHRVSQDGLDLLTS, from the exons ATGGAATCAATCTCTATGATGGGAAGCCCTAAGAGCCTTAGTGAAACTTTTTTACCTAACGGCATAAATGGTATCAAAGATGCAAGGAAGGTCACTGTAGGTGTGATTGGAAGTGGAGATTTTGCCAAATCCTTGACCATTCGACTTATTAGATGTGGCTATCATGTGGTCATAGGAAGTAGAAATCCTAAGTTTGCTTCTGAATTTTTTCCTCATGTGGTAGATGTCACTCATCATGAAGATGCtctcacaaaaacaaatataatatttGTTGCTATACACAGAGAACATTATACCTCCCTGTGGGACCTGAGACATCTGCTTGTGGGTAAAATCCTGATTGATGTGAGCAATAACATGAGGATAAACCAGTACCCAGAATCCAATGCTGAATATTTGGCTTCATTATTCCCAGATTCTTTGATTGTCAAAGGATTTAATGTTGTCTCAGCTTGGGCACTTCAGTTAGGACCTAAGGATGCCAGCCGGCAg GTTTATATATGCAGCAACAATATTCAAGCCCGACAACAGGTTATTGAACTTGCCCGCCAGTTGAATTTCATTCCCATTGACTTGGGATCCTTATCATCAGCCAGAGAGATTGAAAATTTACCCCTACGACTCTTTACTCTCTGGAGAGGGCCAGTGGTGGTAGCTATAAGCTtggccacattttttttcctttattcctttgtCAGAGATGTGATTCATCCATATGCTAGAAACCAACAGAGTGACTTTTACAAAATTCCTATAGAGATTGTGAATAAAACCTTACCTATAGTTGCCATTACTTTGCTCTCCCTAGTATACCTCGCAGGTCTTCTGGCAGCTGCTTATCAACTTTATTATGGCACCAAGTATAGGAGATTTCCACCTTGGTTGGAAACCTGGTTACAGTGTAGAAAACAGCTTGGATTACTAAGTTTTTTCTTCGCTGTGGTCCATGTTGCCTACAGCCTCTGCTTACCGatgagaaggtcagagagatatTTGTTTCTCAACATGGCTTATCAGCAG GTTCATGCAAATATTGAAAACTCTTGGAATGAGGAAGAAGTTTGGAGAATTGAAATGTATATCTCCTTTGGCATAATGAGCCTTGGCTTACTTTCCCTCCTGGCAGTCACTTCTATCCCTTCAGTGAGCAATGCTTTAAACTGGAGAGAATTCAGTTTTATTCAG TCTACACTTGGATATGTCGCTCTGCTCATAAGTACTTTCCATGTTTTAATTTATGGATGGAAACGAGCTTTTGAAGAAGAGTACTACAGATTTTATACACCACCAAACTTTGTTCTTGCTCTTGTTTTGCCCTCAATTGTAATTCTGG tagagacggagtttcaccgtgttagccaggatggtctcgatctcctgacctcgtga